In Luteimonas sp. MC1750, the following proteins share a genomic window:
- a CDS encoding UPF0149 family protein — MPESLPPVTEVEQACREAGLATPAPELHGGLCGWLAGGGDSSGNWLANVMVDDALPAPAEGSVLARLASVTSAQFEDRAFGLELLAPGEDASLAERSGALFDWCRGFVGAFGLAAGGGPRLSEEGSEALADLARLARATAQDDGDEEDEAALAEIEEFVRVAALLLHGDCAMAARHRSRLN, encoded by the coding sequence ATGCCAGAGTCGTTGCCTCCCGTGACCGAAGTCGAGCAGGCCTGCCGCGAGGCGGGGCTGGCCACGCCCGCGCCCGAGCTCCACGGCGGCCTGTGTGGCTGGCTCGCCGGCGGTGGCGACAGCTCCGGCAACTGGCTGGCGAACGTGATGGTCGATGACGCCCTGCCGGCCCCCGCCGAAGGGTCGGTCCTTGCGCGCCTGGCGTCGGTGACCTCGGCCCAGTTCGAGGATCGTGCCTTCGGCCTCGAGCTGCTCGCTCCCGGCGAGGACGCCTCGCTGGCCGAGCGCAGCGGGGCGCTGTTCGACTGGTGCCGCGGCTTCGTCGGCGCATTCGGACTCGCTGCCGGCGGTGGGCCGCGGCTTTCGGAAGAGGGCAGCGAAGCCCTCGCCGACCTCGCCCGGCTGGCCCGCGCCACGGCGCAGGACGACGGCGACGAAGAGGACGAGGCGGCGCTGGCCGAGATCGAGGAGTTCGTCCGCGTGGCGGCCCTGCTGCTGCACGGCGACTGCGCAATGGCTGCGCGCCACCGCAGCCGCCTCAACTGA
- a CDS encoding aminopeptidase P N-terminal domain-containing protein has product MTPATALASYRRRRRQLMRMAGEDAILILPAAPERVRSRDTCYPYRQDSDVLYLSGFEEPEAVLVLVPGRSHGESLLFCRERDPEREAWDGPRVGPEGAPDALGMDDAYAIDDIDEILPGLLEGRTRVYYHFGRDTDFDLKLIGWLNRVRAQVRHGAQPPHEFLELGHLLDEMRLVKGAEELKLMRRAAAISVEGHQALMRAARPGMREYALQAELERVFRASGAQPAYSSIVGAGANACVLHYRANDALARRGDLVLVDAGAEYRGYAADITRTFPVGGRFSPEQRVLHDLVDAAHAAAMAQAQPGLPWEAGHNAAVEVLVDGMLSLGLLKGSLKKVIAEGSYRRYYPHKTGHWLGLDVHDVGDYRIDGESRLLEPGMVYTIEPGIYIPPGDTGVAAKWRGIGIRTEDDVAITRDGHEVLTAGLARSADEIEAFMAA; this is encoded by the coding sequence ATGACGCCCGCCACCGCGCTCGCCAGCTACAGGCGCCGTCGCCGCCAGCTCATGCGGATGGCCGGCGAGGACGCGATCCTGATCCTCCCCGCCGCGCCCGAGCGCGTGCGCAGCCGCGACACCTGTTATCCCTACCGCCAGGACTCCGACGTCCTGTACCTCAGCGGCTTCGAGGAGCCCGAGGCCGTGCTGGTCCTGGTGCCCGGGCGCAGCCACGGCGAGAGCCTGCTGTTCTGCCGCGAGCGCGACCCGGAACGCGAGGCCTGGGACGGTCCGCGCGTCGGACCCGAGGGCGCGCCTGACGCATTGGGCATGGACGATGCCTATGCGATCGACGACATCGACGAGATCCTGCCGGGGTTGCTCGAAGGCCGTACCCGCGTCTACTACCACTTCGGCCGCGACACCGACTTCGACCTGAAGCTGATCGGCTGGCTGAACCGCGTCCGAGCCCAGGTGCGGCATGGCGCGCAGCCGCCGCACGAGTTCCTCGAGCTCGGCCACCTGCTCGACGAGATGCGCCTGGTCAAGGGCGCCGAGGAACTGAAGCTGATGCGGCGCGCCGCCGCGATCAGCGTCGAGGGCCACCAGGCGCTGATGCGTGCCGCGCGCCCGGGCATGCGCGAGTACGCCCTGCAGGCCGAACTGGAGCGCGTGTTCCGTGCGTCCGGCGCGCAGCCGGCCTACAGCAGCATCGTCGGCGCCGGCGCCAACGCCTGCGTGCTGCACTACCGCGCCAACGACGCGCTGGCGCGCCGCGGTGACCTGGTGCTGGTCGACGCCGGCGCGGAGTACCGCGGTTACGCCGCCGACATCACCCGCACCTTCCCGGTCGGCGGGCGCTTCAGTCCGGAACAGCGCGTGCTGCACGACCTGGTCGATGCCGCCCATGCGGCGGCGATGGCGCAGGCGCAACCGGGACTGCCGTGGGAAGCGGGGCACAACGCGGCGGTCGAGGTGCTGGTCGACGGCATGCTGTCGCTGGGCCTGCTCAAGGGTTCGCTGAAAAAGGTCATCGCGGAGGGCAGCTACCGGCGCTACTACCCGCACAAGACCGGCCACTGGCTGGGCCTGGACGTGCACGACGTCGGCGACTACCGCATCGACGGCGAGTCGCGCCTGCTCGAGCCGGGCATGGTCTACACCATCGAACCGGGCATCTACATCCCGCCCGGCGATACCGGGGTCGCGGCCAAGTGGCGCGGCATCGGCATCCGCACCGAGGACGATGTCGCGATCACCCGCGACGGCCACGAGGTGCTGACCGCGGGGCTCGCGCGCAGCGCGGACGAGATCGAAGCCTTCATGGCGGCCTGA